In the genome of Erinaceus europaeus chromosome 8, mEriEur2.1, whole genome shotgun sequence, one region contains:
- the LOC103121176 gene encoding hyaluronidase PH-20-like isoform X1, with the protein MKIPKFLGRNIQVHQSYSTMGMLGFTSVFFRSLVGFSGPFQAMFAFFLFPICFTRNFRAAPLLTNTPYIWAWNAPSVLCDSKFNVPIDLSLFSFIGNPQKNVIGQNVTIFYMDRLGYYPYINTVNHTDVNGGIPQVGSLQKHLVKAKDDILYYMPQDKLGLAVIDWEEWRPIWARNWKPKDIYQQKSIELVLQNNVQLSEEEATKIAKVDFEKAARDFMQETLKVGKSLRPKHLWGYYLFPNCYNYNYNEPSYNGSCPDIEKSRNNELFWLWEESTALYPSIYLNDKLTSSPEAILYVRNRIQETIRISEVLNAQDPLPIFVYARPVFSGGSGEYLSQADLVSTIGESIALGASGIVMWGSLNLSQSMQSCMDLDIYMKSTLNPYLINVTLAAKMCSQVLCQEQGVCTRKHWNSSDYLHLNPMNFAIKTGKGGKYFIYGKPTLNDLRYFSEKFHCSCYPNVSCHETFNMQTTDIVHVCITDDICIEGFIGTELSTISSTSNEEPSTTSSNVSSYTPSTECDPGIDFNDCLKIKCSVEELLNNEIQKDCESMHRNNSNYLPSHKINQTTRHPPNAGVIKFPIYIFYISISFTFLYFIA; encoded by the exons ATGAAAATACCAAAGTTTCTAGGAAGAAATATCCAAGTTCATCAATCTTACTCTACTATGGGAATGCTAGGTTTCACTTCTGTCTTCTTTAGGAGTTTAGTTGGGTTCAGTGGACCATTTCAGGCCATGTTTGCCTTTTTTCTGTTTCCAATTTGCTTCACTCGAAATTTCAGAGCAGCTCCACTGCTCACCAATACTCCATACATCTGGGCTTGGAATGCCCCGTCTGTTCTTTGTGATAGTAAGTTCAATGTGCCAATAGATCTGAGCCTTTTCTCTTTCATTGGAAATCCACAAAAGAATGTCATTGGACAAAATGTTACAATATTCTATATGGATCGACTTGGTTACTATCCTTACATAAATACTGTGAATCACACTGATGTGAATGGAGGAATTCCACAGGTGGGATCCCTCCAAAAGCATTTGGTCAAAGCTAAGGATGACATCCTGTACTACATGCCACAAGACAAACTGGGCTTGGCTGTTATTGACTGGGAAGAATGGAGACCTATTTGGGCAAGAAACTGGAAACCTAAAGATATTTATCAGCAGAAATCTATTGAACTGGTTCTACAAAATAATGTACAGTTGAGTGAAGAGGAAGCAACCAAGATAGCCAAAGTAGATTTTGAAAAAGCAGCAAGAGattttatgcaagagactttgaAAGTTGGAAAATCACTGCGACCAAAACATTTATGGGGTTATTATCTTTTCCCAAATTGTTATAACTATAATTATAATGAACCCAGTTATAATGGAAGTTGTCCTGACATAGAAAAGAGTAGAAATAATGAGCTCTTCTGGTTATGGGAGGAAAGTACTGCTCTTTACCCATCCATTTATTTGAATGACAAGTTAACGTCTAGTCCTGAAGCTATACTCTATGTTCGAAATCGTATTCAAGAAACCATTCGAATTTCTGAAGTTCTCAATGCTCAAGATCCACTTCCAATTTTTGTATATGCTCGCCCAGTTTTTTCTGGTGGATCTGGAGAATACCTTTCTCAG GCTGACCTTGTGAGTACAATTGGTGAGAGTATTGCTCTAGGTGCCTCTGGAATTGTAATGTGGGGAAGCCTCAATTTAAGCCAAAGTATG CAATCTTGCATGGACTTAGACATATACATGAAGAGTACACTGAATCCTTATTTAATCAATGTCACTTTAGCAGCCAAAATGTGTAGCCAAGTGCTTTGCCAAGAACAAGGAGTATGTACAAGGAAGCACTGGAATTCAAGTGACTATCTTCACCTGAACCCAATGAATTTTGCTATTAAAACTGGGAAAGGTGGAAAATACTTCATATATGGCAAACCTACACTAAATGATCTGCGCTACTTTTCTGAAAAATTTCATTGCAGCTGTTATCCTAATGTCAGTTGTCATGAGACATTCAATATGCAAACTACTGATATTGTTCATGTATGCATTACAGATGATATTTGTATAGAAGGATTTATAGGCACAGAACTGAGTACTATTTCTTCTACTTCCAATGAGGAACCTTCTACCACTTCCAGCAATGTTTCATCTTACACTCCATCTACCGAATGTGATCCTGGGATAGACTTTAATGACTGCCTCAAAATCAAGTGTTCAGTAGAAGAGCTACTCAATAATGAAATTCAGAAAGACTGTGAGAGTATGCACAGGAACAATTCTAATTATTTACCTTCTCATAAGATAAATCAAACAACCCGTCATCCCCCAAATGCAGGTGTCATCAAATTTCCAATCTACATATTTTACATTTCAATATCTttcacatttttatattttatagctTAG
- the LOC103121176 gene encoding hyaluronidase PH-20-like isoform X3 translates to MKIPKFLGRNIQVHQSYSTMGMLGFTSVFFRSLVGFSGPFQAMFAFFLFPICFTRNFRAAPLLTNTPYIWAWNAPSVLCDSKFNVPIDLSLFSFIGNPQKNVIGQNVTIFYMDRLGYYPYINTVNHTDVNGGIPQVGSLQKHLVKAKDDILYYMPQDKLGLAVIDWEEWRPIWARNWKPKDIYQQKSIELVLQNNVQLSEEEATKIAKVDFEKAARDFMQETLKVGKSLRPKHLWGYYLFPNCYNYNYNEPSYNGSCPDIEKSRNNELFWLWEESTALYPSIYLNDKLTSSPEAILYVRNRIQETIRISEVLNAQDPLPIFVYARPVFSGGSGEYLSQADLVSTIGESIALGASGIVMWGSLNLSQSMVFMSSSNLLTQSSNKAVTWTAELELLFSFPDGCGNDTADLWLMVILATDH, encoded by the exons ATGAAAATACCAAAGTTTCTAGGAAGAAATATCCAAGTTCATCAATCTTACTCTACTATGGGAATGCTAGGTTTCACTTCTGTCTTCTTTAGGAGTTTAGTTGGGTTCAGTGGACCATTTCAGGCCATGTTTGCCTTTTTTCTGTTTCCAATTTGCTTCACTCGAAATTTCAGAGCAGCTCCACTGCTCACCAATACTCCATACATCTGGGCTTGGAATGCCCCGTCTGTTCTTTGTGATAGTAAGTTCAATGTGCCAATAGATCTGAGCCTTTTCTCTTTCATTGGAAATCCACAAAAGAATGTCATTGGACAAAATGTTACAATATTCTATATGGATCGACTTGGTTACTATCCTTACATAAATACTGTGAATCACACTGATGTGAATGGAGGAATTCCACAGGTGGGATCCCTCCAAAAGCATTTGGTCAAAGCTAAGGATGACATCCTGTACTACATGCCACAAGACAAACTGGGCTTGGCTGTTATTGACTGGGAAGAATGGAGACCTATTTGGGCAAGAAACTGGAAACCTAAAGATATTTATCAGCAGAAATCTATTGAACTGGTTCTACAAAATAATGTACAGTTGAGTGAAGAGGAAGCAACCAAGATAGCCAAAGTAGATTTTGAAAAAGCAGCAAGAGattttatgcaagagactttgaAAGTTGGAAAATCACTGCGACCAAAACATTTATGGGGTTATTATCTTTTCCCAAATTGTTATAACTATAATTATAATGAACCCAGTTATAATGGAAGTTGTCCTGACATAGAAAAGAGTAGAAATAATGAGCTCTTCTGGTTATGGGAGGAAAGTACTGCTCTTTACCCATCCATTTATTTGAATGACAAGTTAACGTCTAGTCCTGAAGCTATACTCTATGTTCGAAATCGTATTCAAGAAACCATTCGAATTTCTGAAGTTCTCAATGCTCAAGATCCACTTCCAATTTTTGTATATGCTCGCCCAGTTTTTTCTGGTGGATCTGGAGAATACCTTTCTCAG GCTGACCTTGTGAGTACAATTGGTGAGAGTATTGCTCTAGGTGCCTCTGGAATTGTAATGTGGGGAAGCCTCAATTTAAGCCAAAGTATG GTCTTTATGTCCTCTTCCAACCTTTTGACTCAAAGCAGCAATAAAGCTGTCACATGGACTGCTGAGTTGGAGCTGCTCTTTTCCTTCCCTGATGGATGTGGAAAT gacactgctgatctctggcttatggtgattctggCAACTGATCATTGA
- the LOC103121176 gene encoding hyaluronidase PH-20-like isoform X5, whose amino-acid sequence MKIPKFLGRNIQVHQSYSTMGMLGFTSVFFRSLVGFSGPFQAMFAFFLFPICFTRNFRAAPLLTNTPYIWAWNAPSVLCDSKFNVPIDLSLFSFIGNPQKNVIGQNVTIFYMDRLGYYPYINTVNHTDVNGGIPQVGSLQKHLVKAKDDILYYMPQDKLGLAVIDWEEWRPIWARNWKPKDIYQQKSIELVLQNNVQLSEEEATKIAKVDFEKAARDFMQETLKVGKSLRPKHLWGYYLFPNCYNYNYNEPSYNGSCPDIEKSRNNELFWLWEESTALYPSIYLNDKLTSSPEAILYVRNRIQETIRISEVLNAQDPLPIFVYARPVFSGGSGEYLSQADLVSTIGESIALGASGIVMWGSLNLSQSMDTADLWLMVILATDH is encoded by the exons ATGAAAATACCAAAGTTTCTAGGAAGAAATATCCAAGTTCATCAATCTTACTCTACTATGGGAATGCTAGGTTTCACTTCTGTCTTCTTTAGGAGTTTAGTTGGGTTCAGTGGACCATTTCAGGCCATGTTTGCCTTTTTTCTGTTTCCAATTTGCTTCACTCGAAATTTCAGAGCAGCTCCACTGCTCACCAATACTCCATACATCTGGGCTTGGAATGCCCCGTCTGTTCTTTGTGATAGTAAGTTCAATGTGCCAATAGATCTGAGCCTTTTCTCTTTCATTGGAAATCCACAAAAGAATGTCATTGGACAAAATGTTACAATATTCTATATGGATCGACTTGGTTACTATCCTTACATAAATACTGTGAATCACACTGATGTGAATGGAGGAATTCCACAGGTGGGATCCCTCCAAAAGCATTTGGTCAAAGCTAAGGATGACATCCTGTACTACATGCCACAAGACAAACTGGGCTTGGCTGTTATTGACTGGGAAGAATGGAGACCTATTTGGGCAAGAAACTGGAAACCTAAAGATATTTATCAGCAGAAATCTATTGAACTGGTTCTACAAAATAATGTACAGTTGAGTGAAGAGGAAGCAACCAAGATAGCCAAAGTAGATTTTGAAAAAGCAGCAAGAGattttatgcaagagactttgaAAGTTGGAAAATCACTGCGACCAAAACATTTATGGGGTTATTATCTTTTCCCAAATTGTTATAACTATAATTATAATGAACCCAGTTATAATGGAAGTTGTCCTGACATAGAAAAGAGTAGAAATAATGAGCTCTTCTGGTTATGGGAGGAAAGTACTGCTCTTTACCCATCCATTTATTTGAATGACAAGTTAACGTCTAGTCCTGAAGCTATACTCTATGTTCGAAATCGTATTCAAGAAACCATTCGAATTTCTGAAGTTCTCAATGCTCAAGATCCACTTCCAATTTTTGTATATGCTCGCCCAGTTTTTTCTGGTGGATCTGGAGAATACCTTTCTCAG GCTGACCTTGTGAGTACAATTGGTGAGAGTATTGCTCTAGGTGCCTCTGGAATTGTAATGTGGGGAAGCCTCAATTTAAGCCAAAGTATG gacactgctgatctctggcttatggtgattctggCAACTGATCATTGA
- the LOC103121176 gene encoding hyaluronidase PH-20-like isoform X4 produces MKIPKFLGRNIQVHQSYSTMGMLGFTSVFFRSLVGFSGPFQAMFAFFLFPICFTRNFRAAPLLTNTPYIWAWNAPSVLCDSKFNVPIDLSLFSFIGNPQKNVIGQNVTIFYMDRLGYYPYINTVNHTDVNGGIPQVGSLQKHLVKAKDDILYYMPQDKLGLAVIDWEEWRPIWARNWKPKDIYQQKSIELVLQNNVQLSEEEATKIAKVDFEKAARDFMQETLKVGKSLRPKHLWGYYLFPNCYNYNYNEPSYNGSCPDIEKSRNNELFWLWEESTALYPSIYLNDKLTSSPEAILYVRNRIQETIRISEVLNAQDPLPIFVYARPVFSGGSGEYLSQADLVSTIGESIALGASGIVMWGSLNLSQSMVFMSSSNLLTQSSNKAVTWTAELELLFSFPDGCGNVSDMTLLISGLW; encoded by the exons ATGAAAATACCAAAGTTTCTAGGAAGAAATATCCAAGTTCATCAATCTTACTCTACTATGGGAATGCTAGGTTTCACTTCTGTCTTCTTTAGGAGTTTAGTTGGGTTCAGTGGACCATTTCAGGCCATGTTTGCCTTTTTTCTGTTTCCAATTTGCTTCACTCGAAATTTCAGAGCAGCTCCACTGCTCACCAATACTCCATACATCTGGGCTTGGAATGCCCCGTCTGTTCTTTGTGATAGTAAGTTCAATGTGCCAATAGATCTGAGCCTTTTCTCTTTCATTGGAAATCCACAAAAGAATGTCATTGGACAAAATGTTACAATATTCTATATGGATCGACTTGGTTACTATCCTTACATAAATACTGTGAATCACACTGATGTGAATGGAGGAATTCCACAGGTGGGATCCCTCCAAAAGCATTTGGTCAAAGCTAAGGATGACATCCTGTACTACATGCCACAAGACAAACTGGGCTTGGCTGTTATTGACTGGGAAGAATGGAGACCTATTTGGGCAAGAAACTGGAAACCTAAAGATATTTATCAGCAGAAATCTATTGAACTGGTTCTACAAAATAATGTACAGTTGAGTGAAGAGGAAGCAACCAAGATAGCCAAAGTAGATTTTGAAAAAGCAGCAAGAGattttatgcaagagactttgaAAGTTGGAAAATCACTGCGACCAAAACATTTATGGGGTTATTATCTTTTCCCAAATTGTTATAACTATAATTATAATGAACCCAGTTATAATGGAAGTTGTCCTGACATAGAAAAGAGTAGAAATAATGAGCTCTTCTGGTTATGGGAGGAAAGTACTGCTCTTTACCCATCCATTTATTTGAATGACAAGTTAACGTCTAGTCCTGAAGCTATACTCTATGTTCGAAATCGTATTCAAGAAACCATTCGAATTTCTGAAGTTCTCAATGCTCAAGATCCACTTCCAATTTTTGTATATGCTCGCCCAGTTTTTTCTGGTGGATCTGGAGAATACCTTTCTCAG GCTGACCTTGTGAGTACAATTGGTGAGAGTATTGCTCTAGGTGCCTCTGGAATTGTAATGTGGGGAAGCCTCAATTTAAGCCAAAGTATG GTCTTTATGTCCTCTTCCAACCTTTTGACTCAAAGCAGCAATAAAGCTGTCACATGGACTGCTGAGTTGGAGCTGCTCTTTTCCTTCCCTGATGGATGTGGAAATGTTAGTGACAT gacactgctgatctctggcttatggtga
- the LOC103121176 gene encoding hyaluronidase PH-20-like isoform X2 codes for MKIPKFLGRNIQVHQSYSTMGMLGFTSVFFRSLVGFSGPFQAMFAFFLFPICFTRNFRAAPLLTNTPYIWAWNAPSVLCDSKFNVPIDLSLFSFIGNPQKNVIGQNVTIFYMDRLGYYPYINTVNHTDVNGGIPQVGSLQKHLVKAKDDILYYMPQDKLGLAVIDWEEWRPIWARNWKPKDIYQQKSIELVLQNNVQLSEEEATKIAKVDFEKAARDFMQETLKVGKSLRPKHLWGYYLFPNCYNYNYNEPSYNGSCPDIEKSRNNELFWLWEESTALYPSIYLNDKLTSSPEAILYVRNRIQETIRISEVLNAQDPLPIFVYARPVFSGGSGEYLSQADLVSTIGESIALGASGIVMWGSLNLSQSMVFMSSSNLLTQSSNKAVTWTAELELLFSFPDGCGNVSDMYVPWRMYMELHGPWSYSKNYNKHILDQKKPLGTCGDRTVLFLLHKNSLYQ; via the exons ATGAAAATACCAAAGTTTCTAGGAAGAAATATCCAAGTTCATCAATCTTACTCTACTATGGGAATGCTAGGTTTCACTTCTGTCTTCTTTAGGAGTTTAGTTGGGTTCAGTGGACCATTTCAGGCCATGTTTGCCTTTTTTCTGTTTCCAATTTGCTTCACTCGAAATTTCAGAGCAGCTCCACTGCTCACCAATACTCCATACATCTGGGCTTGGAATGCCCCGTCTGTTCTTTGTGATAGTAAGTTCAATGTGCCAATAGATCTGAGCCTTTTCTCTTTCATTGGAAATCCACAAAAGAATGTCATTGGACAAAATGTTACAATATTCTATATGGATCGACTTGGTTACTATCCTTACATAAATACTGTGAATCACACTGATGTGAATGGAGGAATTCCACAGGTGGGATCCCTCCAAAAGCATTTGGTCAAAGCTAAGGATGACATCCTGTACTACATGCCACAAGACAAACTGGGCTTGGCTGTTATTGACTGGGAAGAATGGAGACCTATTTGGGCAAGAAACTGGAAACCTAAAGATATTTATCAGCAGAAATCTATTGAACTGGTTCTACAAAATAATGTACAGTTGAGTGAAGAGGAAGCAACCAAGATAGCCAAAGTAGATTTTGAAAAAGCAGCAAGAGattttatgcaagagactttgaAAGTTGGAAAATCACTGCGACCAAAACATTTATGGGGTTATTATCTTTTCCCAAATTGTTATAACTATAATTATAATGAACCCAGTTATAATGGAAGTTGTCCTGACATAGAAAAGAGTAGAAATAATGAGCTCTTCTGGTTATGGGAGGAAAGTACTGCTCTTTACCCATCCATTTATTTGAATGACAAGTTAACGTCTAGTCCTGAAGCTATACTCTATGTTCGAAATCGTATTCAAGAAACCATTCGAATTTCTGAAGTTCTCAATGCTCAAGATCCACTTCCAATTTTTGTATATGCTCGCCCAGTTTTTTCTGGTGGATCTGGAGAATACCTTTCTCAG GCTGACCTTGTGAGTACAATTGGTGAGAGTATTGCTCTAGGTGCCTCTGGAATTGTAATGTGGGGAAGCCTCAATTTAAGCCAAAGTATG GTCTTTATGTCCTCTTCCAACCTTTTGACTCAAAGCAGCAATAAAGCTGTCACATGGACTGCTGAGTTGGAGCTGCTCTTTTCCTTCCCTGATGGATGTGGAAATGTTAGTGACATGTATGTGCCATGGAGAATGTATATGGAACTTCATGGCCCTTGGTCTTATTCTAAGAACTATAATAAACATATTTTAGACCAGAAGAAACCTTTGGGCACTTGTGGTGATAGAACAGTCTTATTTTTACTTCATAAAAACTCTTTGTACCAGTAA